From a region of the Tenggerimyces flavus genome:
- a CDS encoding glyoxalase superfamily protein, translating into MGIDFKLELVAVPVSDVDRAKAFYVEQAGFNLDHDHKVSDEVRFVQLTPQGSGCSIAIGLGVTEAAPGSVQGLQLVVNDIETAHKELTERGCPVTDVQDFPWGRFVFFADPDGNKWAVQQIVYPG; encoded by the coding sequence ATGGGTATCGACTTCAAGCTGGAACTGGTCGCTGTGCCGGTCTCGGACGTGGACCGAGCGAAGGCGTTCTACGTCGAGCAGGCGGGGTTCAACCTCGATCACGACCACAAGGTCAGCGACGAGGTGCGGTTCGTGCAGCTGACGCCGCAGGGATCGGGGTGCTCGATCGCGATCGGCCTCGGGGTGACCGAGGCCGCGCCCGGGTCCGTGCAGGGGCTGCAGCTCGTCGTGAACGACATCGAGACGGCGCACAAGGAGCTGACCGAACGAGGCTGCCCGGTCACCGACGTCCAGGACTTCCCGTGGGGACGGTTCGTGTTCTTCGCCGACCCCGATGGCAACAAGTGGGCGGTGCAGCAGATCGTCTACCCGGGTTAG
- a CDS encoding MATE family efflux transporter — translation MTLTRRLRDPHDKEIWRLAVPAFFALVAEPMFLLTDSAVVGHLGTPQLAGLGLAGTVLQTGVSLCIFLAYATTAAVARQLGAGDTKKAIQYGIDGIWLALGVGIALAAAGAIFAEPLVQLFNPSDAVAEQATIYLRIAALGTPAMLAVFAGTGVLRGLQDTKTPLVVAVGSYLANIVLNLALVYGLHWGIAGSAWGTVIAQYAGAAALIVVVLRGAKKHGAHVRPDWAGIKSAAGAGVPLIVRTAALRVGILLATVVATSFGDAPLAAHQVVFTIWNALALALDAVAIAGQAIVGRYLGAGDVEGTRAATRRMIEWGIAAGVLTGILLAVARPLYVPLFTEDPNVRTLISAAILVVAALQPVAGVVFVLDGVLIGAGDGRYLAWTGVLNVIAFIPFAALVWATDAGLVALWWAYAVYQLARLTTLSLRARSSTWLVTGALSRP, via the coding sequence GTGACCCTGACACGGCGGTTGCGGGATCCGCATGACAAGGAGATTTGGCGGCTCGCCGTACCCGCGTTCTTCGCGTTGGTGGCCGAGCCGATGTTCCTGCTCACCGACTCCGCGGTCGTCGGCCACCTGGGCACGCCGCAGCTCGCGGGGCTCGGGTTGGCGGGGACGGTATTGCAGACGGGGGTCAGTCTTTGCATCTTCCTCGCGTACGCCACCACGGCGGCGGTGGCGCGGCAGCTGGGCGCGGGTGACACGAAGAAGGCGATCCAGTACGGGATCGACGGGATCTGGCTCGCACTGGGCGTCGGCATAGCGCTCGCGGCAGCCGGGGCGATCTTCGCTGAGCCGCTGGTGCAGCTCTTCAACCCCTCCGACGCCGTAGCTGAGCAGGCGACGATCTATCTGCGCATCGCTGCGCTGGGGACGCCGGCGATGCTGGCGGTCTTTGCTGGGACGGGCGTGCTCCGCGGCCTGCAGGACACGAAGACTCCGCTCGTCGTCGCGGTCGGCTCCTACCTCGCGAACATCGTGCTCAACCTCGCGCTCGTCTACGGCCTGCACTGGGGCATCGCCGGGAGCGCGTGGGGGACGGTCATCGCCCAGTACGCGGGCGCCGCGGCGCTGATCGTCGTCGTGCTGAGGGGCGCCAAGAAGCATGGCGCGCACGTCAGACCGGACTGGGCCGGCATCAAGTCCGCCGCCGGCGCGGGCGTCCCGCTGATCGTCCGCACCGCCGCGCTCAGGGTCGGCATCCTCCTCGCCACCGTCGTGGCGACGTCGTTCGGGGACGCGCCGCTGGCCGCGCATCAGGTCGTCTTCACGATCTGGAACGCCCTCGCGCTCGCCCTCGATGCCGTCGCGATCGCCGGGCAGGCCATCGTCGGGCGGTACCTCGGCGCCGGCGACGTCGAGGGAACGAGGGCGGCCACCAGGCGCATGATCGAGTGGGGCATCGCCGCCGGCGTGCTCACCGGCATCCTCCTCGCGGTGGCGAGACCGCTCTACGTCCCGCTGTTCACCGAGGACCCGAACGTCCGCACGCTCATCAGCGCGGCGATCCTCGTCGTCGCAGCCCTCCAGCCGGTCGCCGGCGTCGTGTTCGTGCTCGACGGCGTGCTCATCGGCGCCGGCGATGGGCGCTACCTCGCGTGGACCGGCGTGCTGAACGTGATCGCGTTCATCCCGTTCGCCGCCCTCGTCTGGGCCACCGACGCCGGCCTGGTCGCGCTCTGGTGGGCGTACGCCGTGTACCAGCTCGCCCGCCTCACCACCCTCAGCCTCCGCGCCAGAAGCAGCACCTGGCTGGTGACCGGAGCCCTCAGCCGGCCTTGA
- a CDS encoding amidase, protein MDSVWAVRLPVSAGTGPRLAVKDCIDVAGVPTVVGSRALASAPPALADAPVVATARAAGARIVGKTQLVELCRHADGVNHWAGTPANPLDSSRLPGGSSSGSAVVVALGEADVAYGTDTGGSVRVPAACCGVVGLKTTAGRVPTQGVFEFSRTLDTVGPMGRTVADVALGMSLMEPGFVVAPVNAPLTAARLRLPGVEPGIDAAVDRALSAAGFTTTDVELPSWSDWNSAADTLMAWEGYFAMSSFLQQPDLLEDRHVASIEYGATIPASRVTEIRRLQLQARRVLDDLLATHTVLALPTLAVEPPKVAERAGLTYLTVALNFTGHPALALPIPRSDSHLPASLQLVGPHFSEELLLSLGALAEQ, encoded by the coding sequence ATGGACTCTGTGTGGGCCGTGCGGTTGCCTGTCTCCGCTGGGACGGGGCCGCGGCTGGCGGTGAAGGACTGCATCGACGTGGCCGGCGTGCCGACGGTGGTGGGCTCGCGTGCTCTGGCCTCTGCCCCTCCCGCTCTTGCCGACGCGCCGGTGGTGGCCACGGCCCGCGCGGCTGGCGCCCGCATCGTGGGCAAGACCCAGCTGGTCGAGCTCTGCCGCCACGCGGACGGGGTGAACCACTGGGCCGGAACGCCCGCGAACCCGCTCGACTCGTCGCGGCTGCCGGGCGGCTCGTCGAGCGGCTCGGCGGTGGTTGTCGCGTTGGGCGAGGCGGACGTGGCGTACGGAACAGACACGGGCGGCTCGGTCCGCGTCCCGGCCGCGTGCTGCGGCGTGGTGGGCCTGAAGACGACGGCGGGTCGCGTTCCCACCCAGGGCGTCTTCGAGTTCTCCCGCACGCTGGACACCGTGGGTCCGATGGGGAGGACTGTCGCCGACGTGGCGCTGGGCATGTCTCTGATGGAGCCGGGCTTCGTCGTCGCGCCTGTCAACGCCCCCTTGACAGCCGCCCGCCTCCGCCTCCCCGGCGTGGAACCTGGCATCGACGCCGCGGTGGATCGGGCGTTGTCGGCGGCTGGCTTCACGACCACCGACGTGGAGCTGCCGTCGTGGTCGGACTGGAACTCGGCGGCCGACACGCTGATGGCCTGGGAGGGCTACTTCGCCATGTCGTCGTTCCTTCAGCAACCAGACCTGCTCGAAGACCGCCACGTAGCCAGCATCGAATACGGCGCCACCATCCCCGCGTCGCGCGTCACCGAGATCCGCCGCCTGCAGCTGCAAGCCCGCCGGGTGTTGGACGACCTTCTCGCCACCCACACCGTGCTCGCCCTGCCCACGCTGGCCGTGGAGCCCCCGAAGGTCGCGGAGAGAGCCGGCCTCACGTACCTCACCGTGGCCCTCAACTTCACCGGCCACCCCGCCCTCGCCCTCCCCATCCCGAGATCGGACAGCCACCTCCCGGCATCCCTCCAACTCGTCGGCCCGCACTTCTCCGAAGAGTTGCTGCTGTCCTTGGGTGCGCTAGCTGAGCAGTAG
- a CDS encoding DNA-processing protein DprA, giving the protein MGLGVGASGFDGERVALIASQRARPYSAGDLSAAARDLAAWRCAGLGVHTVLDDSYPDRLRDVPSLPPVLFTRGIVRPDDHAVAVVGARHASSLGLSFAADLATALVGLGVTVVSGLAAGIDTAAHAAALASGGRTVAVLGTGVGRCYPPSNRDLQSEIARRGLLLSQFWPDTPPREHNFVTRNAVLCGYADACVIAEAGESSSTRTLARHALDQSRPLILTTLVLRSAAWAKSLTRRAGVHIASSVDETLAAIAEGRAAAERTFA; this is encoded by the coding sequence GTGGGCTTGGGGGTCGGCGCCTCCGGCTTCGACGGGGAGCGTGTCGCGCTGATCGCGTCGCAGCGGGCGCGCCCGTACTCTGCGGGCGACCTCTCCGCGGCGGCCCGCGACCTCGCAGCGTGGCGGTGTGCGGGTCTCGGGGTGCACACGGTGCTCGACGACAGCTACCCGGACCGGCTGCGCGACGTCCCGTCGCTGCCGCCGGTGCTGTTCACGCGCGGGATCGTCCGGCCCGACGACCACGCGGTGGCCGTCGTGGGTGCGCGACATGCGTCTTCGTTGGGCCTGTCCTTCGCCGCCGATCTTGCGACGGCGTTGGTGGGCCTGGGCGTGACAGTGGTGTCCGGCCTGGCGGCGGGCATCGACACCGCAGCGCACGCCGCAGCCCTGGCCTCGGGCGGCCGTACAGTCGCCGTGCTGGGCACCGGCGTGGGCCGCTGCTACCCGCCGAGCAACCGCGACCTCCAATCCGAAATCGCCCGCCGCGGACTGTTGCTCTCGCAGTTCTGGCCAGACACCCCGCCGCGCGAACACAACTTCGTAACCCGCAACGCCGTACTGTGCGGCTACGCCGACGCCTGCGTGATCGCCGAGGCGGGCGAGTCCAGCAGCACCCGAACGTTGGCCCGCCACGCCTTGGACCAAAGCCGCCCGCTGATCCTGACGACCCTCGTCCTGCGCTCAGCCGCCTGGGCCAAATCCCTCACCCGCCGCGCAGGAGTCCACATCGCCTCCAGCGTTGACGAGACGCTTGCCGCCATCGCGGAGGGACGAGCCGCAGCAGAGCGCACTTTTGCCTGA
- the dnaB gene encoding replicative DNA helicase, with amino-acid sequence MSVAEFPGLHPVEGPPDRLPPQDLAAEQCVLGSMLLSKDAIADVVEVLRGPDFYRPAHETVYDVVLDLYGRGEPADAVTVAAELQRKGELNRVGGAPYVHTLIASVPSAANAGYYAAIVREKGILRRLVDAGTKITQLGYAGDGEVEDIVDRAQAEVYQVADKRGTEDYAPLSAILEPTLDEIEAIGSRGGQMVGVPTGFTDLDGLTNGLHPGQLIIVAARPGVGKSILALNFARAASIANGLASVIFSLEMNRTEITMRLLSAEARVPLGHMRQGTMSDDDWARLARRMGEVSSAPLYIDDSPNMTLMEIRAKARRLRQRNELRLIILDYLQLMTSGKRVESRQVEVAEFSRNLKLLAKELEVPIVALSQLNRGPEQRTDKRPMLSDLRESGSIEQDADMVILLHREDAYERESTRPGEADFIVAKHRNGPTANITVAFQGHYQRFVDMAQG; translated from the coding sequence GTGAGCGTTGCCGAGTTTCCGGGGTTGCACCCGGTCGAGGGCCCACCCGACCGGCTGCCTCCGCAAGACCTCGCCGCGGAGCAGTGTGTCCTCGGCAGCATGTTGCTGTCGAAGGACGCGATCGCCGACGTCGTCGAGGTGCTGCGCGGACCGGACTTCTACCGGCCGGCGCACGAGACCGTGTACGACGTCGTGCTCGACCTCTACGGCCGCGGCGAGCCGGCCGACGCCGTCACGGTCGCGGCCGAGTTGCAGCGCAAGGGCGAGCTCAACCGCGTGGGCGGTGCGCCGTACGTTCACACGCTGATCGCCTCGGTGCCATCGGCCGCCAACGCCGGCTACTACGCGGCGATCGTGCGGGAGAAGGGGATCCTGCGCCGGCTGGTCGACGCCGGCACCAAGATCACCCAGCTCGGCTATGCCGGCGACGGCGAGGTCGAGGACATCGTCGACCGCGCGCAGGCCGAGGTGTACCAGGTCGCCGACAAGCGCGGCACCGAGGACTACGCGCCGCTGTCGGCGATCCTCGAGCCGACGTTGGACGAGATCGAGGCGATCGGTTCGCGCGGCGGACAGATGGTCGGCGTACCGACCGGGTTCACCGACCTCGACGGGCTGACCAACGGCCTGCACCCCGGGCAGCTGATCATCGTCGCCGCCCGTCCCGGTGTCGGCAAGTCGATCCTGGCGCTGAACTTTGCCCGCGCGGCGTCGATCGCGAACGGTCTCGCCTCGGTGATCTTCTCGCTGGAGATGAACCGCACCGAGATCACGATGCGCCTGCTGTCGGCCGAGGCGCGGGTGCCGCTCGGGCACATGCGGCAGGGCACGATGAGCGACGACGACTGGGCCCGGCTCGCGCGCCGGATGGGTGAGGTGTCGAGCGCGCCGCTGTACATCGACGACTCGCCGAACATGACGCTGATGGAGATCCGGGCGAAGGCACGGCGGCTTCGGCAGCGCAACGAGCTGCGGCTCATCATTCTCGACTACCTGCAGTTGATGACCTCCGGAAAACGGGTCGAGAGCAGGCAGGTCGAGGTCGCCGAGTTCTCCCGAAACCTGAAGCTGTTGGCCAAGGAGCTCGAGGTGCCGATCGTGGCGCTCTCGCAGCTCAACCGTGGTCCGGAGCAACGTACGGACAAGCGCCCGATGCTGTCCGACCTGCGTGAGTCCGGATCGATCGAGCAGGACGCCGACATGGTGATCCTGCTGCACCGTGAAGACGCGTACGAACGGGAGTCCACCCGGCCTGGCGAGGCCGACTTCATCGTCGCCAAACACCGTAACGGCCCCACCGCCAACATCACCGTCGCGTTCCAAGGTCACTACCAGCGGTTCGTCGACATGGCGCAGGGGTAG
- the dacB gene encoding D-alanyl-D-alanine carboxypeptidase/D-alanyl-D-alanine endopeptidase → MRRTFRQLLVAGSSAVLLSGSVALPQLLDAPKAATPVDTLVQDLNTILSQPGVPEAHASVLVRGADGGVLYEKEASERLLPASNAKLFSSTAALEVLGADHRFPTSVLSTASVRGSVLRGDLYLRGQGDPTLLAKDYDDLAAKVAASGVKLVRGNLVADDTWYDAVRLGNSWGWDDEPYYYNMQISALTVSPNTDYDAGTVIVETRPGATVGAPAQLKVVPETSYVKLVNKATTKASGSTSMSVERQHGTNVIEVTGSIALGASVDQEWATVWEPTGYAADVFRRALTRHGVKVLGGTTYAATPAGAGELARHESMTVGELLVPFMKLSNNGHAEVLVKEMGRKVSGEGSWDAGLAAMTTALEGLGVNMGTIRIVDGSGLSRQDFLTPVQVTNLLRGAESQPWFDTWYASMPIACKNPRFEGGTLRSRMCNTEAAGNVHAKTGSLTRVTALGGYVTSKDGERLTFSIILNYFDASLPAKGIEDQIAIRLANFSRTAPPSVRVPALKRSTGPADVECSWVKAC, encoded by the coding sequence ATGCGTCGTACGTTCCGCCAGCTTCTGGTCGCCGGAAGCTCAGCCGTCCTGCTGAGCGGGTCCGTCGCGTTGCCGCAGCTGCTCGACGCACCGAAGGCGGCGACCCCGGTCGACACGCTGGTGCAGGACCTCAACACGATCCTGTCCCAGCCCGGCGTCCCCGAGGCGCACGCGTCGGTGCTGGTACGCGGCGCGGACGGCGGCGTGCTCTACGAGAAGGAAGCGTCCGAACGGCTGCTGCCCGCCTCGAACGCCAAGCTCTTCAGCTCCACCGCGGCACTCGAGGTGCTCGGCGCGGACCACCGCTTCCCGACGAGCGTGCTCTCGACCGCGTCGGTCCGCGGTTCGGTGCTGCGTGGCGACCTCTATCTGCGCGGCCAGGGCGACCCGACGCTGCTCGCGAAGGACTACGACGACCTCGCCGCGAAGGTCGCCGCTTCCGGCGTCAAGCTGGTCCGCGGCAATCTCGTCGCCGACGACACCTGGTACGACGCGGTCCGGCTCGGCAACTCCTGGGGCTGGGACGACGAGCCGTACTACTACAACATGCAGATCTCGGCGCTGACCGTCTCGCCGAACACCGACTACGACGCGGGCACCGTGATCGTCGAGACGCGGCCCGGCGCCACGGTCGGCGCGCCGGCTCAGCTCAAGGTCGTTCCGGAGACGAGCTACGTGAAGCTCGTCAACAAGGCGACGACGAAGGCGAGCGGCTCGACCAGCATGTCGGTCGAGCGGCAGCACGGCACGAACGTCATCGAGGTGACGGGCTCGATCGCGCTCGGAGCATCGGTCGACCAGGAGTGGGCGACGGTGTGGGAGCCGACGGGGTACGCGGCGGACGTGTTCCGGCGCGCGCTCACCCGGCACGGCGTGAAGGTGCTGGGCGGCACGACGTACGCCGCGACGCCCGCGGGTGCCGGCGAGCTGGCGCGGCACGAGTCGATGACGGTTGGGGAGCTGTTGGTCCCGTTCATGAAGCTCTCCAACAACGGGCACGCCGAGGTACTGGTGAAGGAGATGGGCCGCAAGGTCTCCGGCGAGGGCTCGTGGGACGCCGGTCTCGCGGCGATGACCACCGCGCTGGAGGGCCTGGGCGTGAACATGGGCACGATCCGGATCGTCGACGGCTCGGGTCTGTCGCGGCAGGACTTCCTCACGCCGGTGCAGGTGACGAACCTGCTGCGCGGCGCGGAGTCCCAGCCCTGGTTCGACACCTGGTACGCGTCGATGCCGATCGCGTGCAAGAACCCGCGCTTCGAGGGCGGCACGCTGCGGTCCCGGATGTGCAACACGGAGGCCGCGGGGAACGTGCATGCCAAGACCGGCTCGCTGACCCGCGTGACGGCGCTCGGCGGGTACGTGACCAGCAAGGACGGCGAGCGCCTGACGTTCTCGATCATCCTCAACTACTTCGACGCGAGCCTGCCGGCGAAGGGGATCGAGGACCAGATCGCGATCCGGCTGGCGAACTTCTCCCGCACCGCCCCGCCCTCGGTGCGCGTGCCGGCGCTGAAGCGTTCGACCGGTCCGGCCGACGTCGAGTGCTCCTGGGTCAAGGCCTGCTGA
- a CDS encoding FAD-dependent oxidoreductase, which yields MSSPEVTVVGAGVMGLTTAIRLQEAGASVRILTAELTASTTSAAATGMCGPVFAGPNAEWELATVAELRRLEPSHGWVRMETGLGAATSSIGGAPPFADESMYVREATASEVPPGYASGTWMRVPLVDLPPYLDYLVGRFVNGGGTIEQRVVESLAGLDAELVANCTGVGARRLAGDESVRPVKGQHVVVENPGLEGFFLGVTFGPENASWHPYGNHVLLGGVRVEDDWDPAPSPEIARGILQRCIEVEPRLANAKVLAHRAGLRPSRPTVRLEAEIQGSTKIVHNYGHDGTGVLQSWGCAAQATELLLS from the coding sequence ATGAGTAGTCCCGAGGTGACCGTGGTCGGCGCCGGCGTGATGGGCCTGACCACCGCGATCCGGCTCCAGGAGGCCGGCGCTTCCGTGCGCATCCTGACCGCGGAGCTGACCGCTTCGACCACGTCCGCGGCGGCGACCGGCATGTGCGGGCCGGTGTTCGCCGGCCCGAACGCTGAGTGGGAGCTGGCGACCGTCGCCGAGCTGCGGCGGCTCGAGCCGTCCCATGGCTGGGTACGGATGGAGACGGGCCTCGGCGCGGCGACCTCTTCGATCGGCGGGGCGCCACCGTTCGCGGACGAGTCGATGTACGTCCGCGAGGCGACGGCGTCGGAGGTGCCACCCGGCTATGCGAGCGGAACGTGGATGCGCGTGCCGCTGGTCGACCTGCCGCCCTATCTCGACTACCTCGTCGGTCGTTTCGTCAACGGTGGCGGCACGATCGAGCAGCGCGTGGTCGAGTCGCTGGCCGGGTTGGACGCCGAACTCGTCGCGAACTGCACCGGCGTCGGAGCCCGCCGGCTGGCCGGCGACGAGAGCGTGCGGCCGGTCAAGGGTCAGCACGTCGTGGTGGAGAACCCCGGCCTGGAAGGCTTCTTCCTCGGCGTGACGTTCGGTCCGGAGAACGCCAGCTGGCACCCGTACGGCAACCACGTCCTGCTCGGGGGAGTGCGCGTCGAGGACGACTGGGACCCGGCGCCGTCACCGGAGATTGCCCGCGGAATCCTGCAGCGCTGCATCGAGGTCGAGCCCCGGCTCGCGAACGCCAAGGTCCTCGCCCACCGAGCCGGCCTCCGCCCCAGCCGCCCGACAGTACGCCTGGAGGCCGAGATCCAGGGGAGCACCAAGATCGTCCACAACTACGGCCACGACGGCACCGGCGTCCTCCAATCCTGGGGCTGCGCCGCCCAAGCCACCGAGCTACTGCTCAGCTAG
- a CDS encoding alpha/beta fold hydrolase gives MGTYVQLGPVRTWYDEHGSGEPLVLLHGGMVDARWFEPNLGPLAERFHVYTPDLRGHGHTPDPEGPYTFQAMTDDAIAFLETVIGRPAHLLGHSVGAFVLMQVAMQRPDLVDRLVLISGGFSKDGDAVQGGDDDWDIDAMQQFLGPAYAEVSPDGADHFRVLAAKIGDLSKREPYLEASELGAIQARTLVMFADDDLSTLKHVADMYDAIPNAELAIVPGTSHFLTQEKPELVNRIVLDFLTQDPVPTVAPIRRAPAQQS, from the coding sequence ATGGGTACGTACGTTCAGCTCGGCCCGGTGCGAACGTGGTACGACGAGCACGGCTCGGGCGAGCCGCTGGTGCTGCTGCACGGCGGCATGGTGGACGCGCGCTGGTTCGAACCGAACCTCGGCCCGCTGGCCGAGCGCTTCCACGTCTACACCCCGGATCTTCGCGGGCACGGCCACACGCCGGACCCCGAGGGCCCATACACGTTCCAGGCGATGACCGACGACGCGATCGCGTTCCTCGAGACGGTGATCGGCCGGCCAGCGCACCTGCTCGGGCACAGCGTGGGCGCGTTCGTGCTCATGCAGGTCGCGATGCAGCGGCCCGATCTGGTCGATCGGCTGGTCCTGATCAGCGGCGGGTTCAGCAAGGACGGCGACGCGGTGCAGGGCGGGGACGACGACTGGGACATCGACGCGATGCAACAGTTCCTCGGCCCGGCGTACGCCGAGGTCTCACCCGACGGCGCGGACCACTTCCGCGTGCTCGCGGCGAAGATCGGCGACCTGAGCAAGCGCGAGCCGTACCTCGAGGCCTCCGAGCTCGGCGCGATCCAGGCGCGGACGCTGGTGATGTTCGCCGACGACGACCTGTCGACGCTGAAGCACGTGGCCGACATGTACGACGCGATCCCGAACGCCGAGCTGGCGATCGTTCCTGGCACGTCGCACTTCCTGACCCAGGAGAAGCCGGAGCTCGTGAACAGGATCGTGCTCGACTTCCTCACCCAGGACCCCGTCCCCACCGTCGCCCCGATCCGGCGCGCGCCGGCTCAGCAGAGTTAG